A region of Ornithodoros turicata isolate Travis chromosome 5, ASM3712646v1, whole genome shotgun sequence DNA encodes the following proteins:
- the LOC135395855 gene encoding uncharacterized protein LOC135395855 translates to MHSGDEPSPQTPATTPLQPGVAHVGIRLPPFWSRSPFIWFQQVEAQFLLAGITSQITRYRHLLASLPPEIAMDVADIIANPPAQNPYDHLKSSILQRTTISERTRLQQLLHSEELGDRRPSQLLRAMQVLLADRAASLDDDLLRELFLSRLPSSV, encoded by the coding sequence ATGCACTCTGGAGACGAGCCTTCCCCACAGACCCCGGCTACAACCCCTCTTCAACCGGGCGTGGCTCATGTCGGCATACGCTTACCACCGTTTTGGTCTCGCAGCCCGTTCATCTGGTTCCAGCAAGTCGAGGCACAATTTCTCCTTGCTGGTATAACATCCCAGATAACCAGGTACCGTCATCTCCTCGCCTCCCTTCCCCCCGAGATCGCCATGGATGTCGCCGACATCATTGCCAACCCTCCGGCGCAGAATCCCTACGACCATCTGAAGAGCTCAATCCTCCAGCGCACCACCATTTCTGAGCGAACGCGCCTCCAACAGCTTTTGCACTCCGAAGAACTGGGGGACCGAAGACCCTCCCAGCTACTCCGCGCCATGCAAGTCCTATTGGCCGACAGAGCTGCTTCTCTTGACGACGATCTGCTTCGCGAACTGTTTCTGTCGAGGCTCCCATCCTCAGTGTAG
- the LOC135395856 gene encoding uncharacterized protein K02A2.6-like, with protein sequence MTNTGSTNIEVPICFGNLDNFDPDGPNPSEAWRKWKQRWQFFIDAQPEIPDKRKRALLLHLAGEKVQEVYSTLTDQGTTYKTALDALDAHFGDKKNVPYERYLFHKIEQQQEETVDQLMQRLKLAAENCEFGNEKSNVIRDKLVHGCRNKNLRRRLLQEEKLTLERAVQLAKLLEQSDKQATVMEENNGIQRQEVNLVARKSRPRIEHRQTQKRCTQGMPRFNIKGHQEPKMCTRCGQQGHFGDSCQRTQGKTCSKCGLKGHFARVCRTNVGRNRPRFKTYNVQGEMERNETTEHSGDEYQLFKVTAKDCHDTVMVKLYDVDIPAVVDTGASLNIINEAQWNILQRHGLYLSETSAKVFPYGMEQPLPLIGKFTAPVTKGDRRVQADFHVMKGKSVSLLGKQTSIDLKLVVLPQDRVEVRLGKTRMENVIATNAEVFEGLGKLKDYKLKIHVDESVVPVAQPHRRIPFQLRKKVEEELQRLLNEGVIEPVNGPTTWSSPVVVVPKANDKIRLCVDMRIQNQAVKRERYPIPTVDDVLEEIGEAQVLSELDHREGYHQIELDEASRDITTFSTHVGNFRFKRLIYGVSCAPEVFQKIIQDVLQGCEGVRNISDNTIVYGRNQEEHDDRLDRVLRRFREKRLTLNRSKCHFGLSKLNFMGHTISGNGISPSIEKIKAIRDARTPSNASELRSFLGLINFCARYIPHLATKTTRLRELIKKEVRWEWTTEHDEDFAELKNCLTDKTVLAFYDKNARTRLVVDASNTGVGAVLLQAKRGEMFRPVVYLSRALTDIEKKYSQTEKEALAVVWAVERCRLYLYGVEFELITDHKALEIIYGPRSKPSARIERWLLRMMPFTYKVVYQPGKMNIADPLSRLMQQRREKQRTATEDYVNFVIKEATPKALSEDELRKATKGDPVLQRVLDKVRKGRWEPNNEDSVYKRVESELSEKEGLLLKGTRIVIPSELQARVLDIVHETHQGIVKTKQLLRTKVWWPNMDKHVEELIRQCPSCQLVTIENQPQPIKSTPLPARPWEELELDICGPLPSAEYVLVLVDYHSRWPEAVIVKTTTTNVIITWLKELFARFGYPRSIKTDNGPQFVSRDFAEYLQQCNIRHDRTTPYWPQANGEVERLNRSFLKALNIGRLQNRNLKGMLLSFLQAYRSTPHCVTGRSPAELLIGRSMRTKLPEVKIEEKRGNVNVHDKERKLYEKRYADRRRRAKEKDIQRGDEVLIKRMTKTDKLSTEYWPKRWKVVNRYGPTITVQDNEGVVRKRNVTHVKKFFGGRLGDTEQYEDVFCPHTADTSEPEGQQVTQCVPAQERSEVTERAGGTETLVNRPRRQVRQPTRFQDYVLYRTNFY encoded by the coding sequence ATGACTAATACAGGATCTACAAACATCGAGGTGCCAATATGTTTTGGAAACCTGGATAATTTCGACCCCGATGGCCCGAATCCAAGTGAGGCATGGCGCAAATGGAAACAACGATGGCAGTTCTTCATCGATGCACAACCGGAAATTCCCGACAAGCGAAAGAGAGCTTTGCTTCTTCATCTGGCTGGAGAGAAAGTCCAAGAAGTGTATTCTACACTGACGGATCAAGGAACAACGTACAAAACAGCTTTGGATGCGCTGGACGCACACTTCGGAGACAAGAAGAACGTTCCATATGAACGCTACTTGTTCCACAAGATTGAGCAGCAACAAGAAGAAACGGTGGATCAACTCATGCAAAGACTTAAGTTGGCTGCAGAGAACTGTGAGTTCGGGAATGAGAAATCGAATGTAATAAGAGATAAACTTGTGCATGGGTGCCGAAACAAGAACTTAAGACGCCGACTACTTCAAGAAGAGAAACTCACATTGGAACGAGCAGTACAACTGGCAAAACTGCTGGAACAAAGCGATAAACAAGCTACTGTGATGGAAGAAAACAACGGAATCCAACGCCAAGAAGTAAATTTGGTCGCCAGGAAGTCTAGGCCTAGAATCGAACATCGACAGACGCAGAAGAGGTGTACACAAGGAATGCCACGTTTCAACATAAAAGGTCATCAAGAACCGAAAATGTGTACCAGGTGTGGACAACAAGGACATTTTGGAGATTCATGTCAGCGAACGCAAGGAAAAACATGCAGCAAGTGTGGTTTGAAGGGACACTTTGCACGTGTCTGTCGTACGAATGTCGGAAGAAATCGACCAAGGTTCAAGACCTACAATGTTCAAGGAGAGATGGAAAGGAATGAAACAACGGAACATTCGGGCGACGAGTATCAACTGTTCAAAGTGACAGCGAAAGACTGCCATGATACAGTCATGGTGAAGCTATACGATGTTGACATTCCAGCGGTTGTGGATACGGGAGCTTCGCTGAACATTATCAATGAAGCGCAATGGAACATACTTCAGAGACATGGTCTCTACCTGTCCGAGACAAGTGCCAAGGTGTTTCCCTACGGAATGGAACAGCCTTTACCGCTGATCGGAAAGTTTACAGCGCCAGTTACAAAAGGAGACAGGCGAGTACAAGCTGATTTCCACGTGATGAAGGGCAAGTCGGTATCCTTGCTAGGAAAGCAAACAAGCATTGATCTAAAACTCGTCGTACTACCACAAGACAGGGTAGAAGTTAGGCTAGGAAAGACAAGGATGGAGAACGTCATCGCGACAAACGCAGAAGTGTTTGAAGGCTTGGGAAAACTGAAAGACTACAAGTTGAAGATTCATGTAGACGAATCAGTAGTGCCTGTAGCACAGCCACATCGTAGAATCCCCTTTCAGCTGAGAAAGAAAGTGGAAGAAGAGTTACAACGATTGTTGAACGAAGGTGTAATTGAGCCAGTCAATGGACCAACCACGTGGTCATCTCCCGTTGTGGTGGTGCCCAAAGCGAATGACAAAATAAGATTATGCGTGGACATGAGAATCCAGAATCAAGCAGTAAAAAGGGAAAGGTATCCCATTCCGACTGTGGATGACGTCTTAGAGGAGATTGGTGAAGCACAAGTGCTGTCGGAATTAGATCATAGAGAAGGATACCACCAGATTGAGTTGGACGAAGCATCACGGGATATAACAACGTTTTCGACACATGTTGGAAATTTTAGATTCAAGAGGCTCATCTACGGAGTTTCTTGTGCACCAGAAGTATTTCAGAAGATTATTCAAGATGTGCTGCAAGGATGTGAAGGAGTACGTAACATCTCAGACAACACAATTGTGTACGGGAGAAACCAAGAAGAACATGATGATAGACTGGATAGAGTGCTTCGCAGATTTCGAGAGAAACGTCTAACGCTTAACAGAAGCAAATGCCATTTTGGGCTCAGTAAACTTAATTTTATGGGACATACCATTTCTGGCAATGGCATCAGTCCAAGCATTGAGAAGATTAAAGCTATACGTGATGCAAGGACACCCAGTAATGCTTCGGAGTTGAGGAGCTTCCTTGGATTGATCAACTTTTGTGCTAGATACATACCACATTTGGCTACAAAGACTACAAGGTTGAGAGAACTCATAAAGAAAGAAGTCCGGTGGGAATGGACAACGGAGCATGATGAAGATTTTGCAGAACTTAAGAACTGTCTGACCGACAAGACTGTTTTGGCTTTCTACGATAAAAATGCACGGACAAGGCTCGTGGTGGATGCCAGTAACACTGGAGTAGGAGCAGTTCTACTGCAAGCAAAACGAGGAGAGATGTTCAGACCAGTCGTCTATCTGAGCAGAGCATTGACGGACATAGAAAAGAAATATTCTCAGACAGAGAAAGAAGCATTAGCAGTCGTATGGGCTGTAGAAAGATGTAGACTCTACCTGTACGGCGTGGAGTTTGAACTCATAACTGACCACAAAGCTTTAGAAATAATCTACGGACCAAGGTCGAAACCTTCAGCTCGGATTGAAAGGTGGCTGTTAAGAATGATGCCATTTACGTACAAGGTGGTATACCAGCCAGGCAAGATGAACATTGCAGATCCGTTATCAAGACTTATGCAACAGAGAAGGGAGAAACAAAGGACTGCGACTGAAGACTACGTAAACTTTGTGATCAAAGAAGCAACGCCAAAAGCACTGAGCGAAGATGAACTTCGGAAAGCCACGAAAGGAGATCCTGTTCTGCAGAGAGTACTGGACAAGGTACGGAAAGGACGATGGGAACCAAACAATGAAGACAGTGTCTACAAAAGAGTGGAGTCTGAGTTATCGGAGAAAGAGGGACTACTCCTTAAAGGAACAAGAATTGTAATTCCCAGTGAACTCCAGGCAAGAGTGTTGGACATAGTTCATGAGACACACCAAGGCATTGTTAAGACGAAACAGTTGCTGAGAACCAAAGTATGGTGGCCAAACATGGACAAACATGTGGAGGAATTGATAAGACAGTGCCCATCTTGTCAACTTGTAACAATAGAAAATCAACCACAGCCCATAAAGTCGACTCCATTACCTGCCAGGCCTTGGGAAGAGTTAGAACTTGATATTTGTGGACCTTTGCCATCTGCAGAATATGTTTTGGTTTTGGTGGACTATCATTCAAGATGGCCGGAAGCTGTGATCGTCAAGACGACGACAACCAACGTGATAATTACCTGGCTAAAAGAACTATTTGCAAGATTTGGTTACCCTAGAAGTATCAAGACGGATAATGGACCTCAGTTTGTCTCGAGAGATTTTGCGGAATATTTACAGCAGTGCAACATAAGACACGACAGGACTACACCTTATTGGCCGCAAGCGAATGGCGAAGTGGAAAGACTGAATAGATCTTTCCTGAAAGCACTGAATATTGGTCGACTACAGAACCGGAATTTAAAAGGCATGCTTTTGAGTTTTCTTCAAGCATACCGAAGTACACCACACTGCGTGACAGGAAGGTCACCAGCGGAACTTCTAATTGGAAGGTCCATGAGAACAAAGCTTCCAGAGGTAAAGATTGAGGAGAAGCGAGGAAATGTCAATGTgcatgacaaagaaaggaagttgTATGAAAAGCGATATGCGGACAGGAGGAGAAGAGCGAAGGAAAAGGATATCCAAAGAGGAGACGAAGTATTGATAAAGAGAATGACGAAGACGGACAAGTTGAGTACGGAGTACTGGCCGAAGAGGTGGAAAGTTGTTAATAGATATGGACCAACAATAACAGTGCAAGACAATGAAGGTGTTGTGCGCAAGCGAAATGTAACCCACGTAAAGAAGTTCTTCGGTGGAAGACTTGGCGATACTGAGCAGTATGAGGATGTATTTTGTCCACACACCGCAGATACATCAGAACCAGAAGGGCAACAAGTCACACAATGTGTGCCGGCACAGGAAAGATCCGAAGTTACGGAACGAGCCGGAGGAACAGAAACATTGGTGAACAGGCCGCGGAGGCAGGTACGCCAACCAACAAGATTTCAGGATTATGTGCTCTACCGCACAAACTTTTATTAA